The following nucleotide sequence is from Melioribacteraceae bacterium.
AATCAATTTCTAAACAGCGTTCAAAATACTGCAACGCAATAAACCCGTCTGCAAAACCATCAACATAATTTGATTGGAAGAGTTTCCAATAAGTTTGATATGTTTTGGTTAATGCCATTAAATAATTATTCCATAAGTCGTCTGGATCAACATCTAAATTATCCTCGCAAAAATCTTGTGCAGAGTATAAGAGAGAATCGATTTCTTTTGTTTCAAGATAGTAATTCAGATGCTCCCTCTCAAAAATTAATGCTCCGGCATACAATATGCTCCCGAGTGGAGAATCGGGATTCTTTTCTTTGAAAAAGTTAAAATCCTTTTTTGCCTGTGCATAATTTTCGTTTAGGACATTTGTTATTCCTGAATAAACCTTTGCAGCAAACTTGATATTGGTAGGTAATTCAGCTTTAAGTGAAAGAGTTAAAATCAGTATTAATAATATCTTATAGCGTTCCAAATGTTCTATCTCCTGCATCTCCCAATCCGGGAAGAATATATCCAACTGAATTAAGTTCTCTATCTAATGCTGCTGTAAAAACTTTAACATCCGGGTGATCTTGCTCCATTTTTTGAACACCTTCGGGTGCTGAAATCAAACAGGCTAAAATTAAATTTCTTGCTCCCTTACTTTTAAGATGTGAGATTGCAGCGGAAGCACTTCCTCCGGTGGCAAGCATGGGATCAAGTACAATAATTTTTGAAATTTCTAAATTCTTCGGAGTTTTATAATAATAATCAACCGGCTTTAAAGTCTGTTCATCTCTTTGCAGCCCTATATGTCCTACTTTGGCTGTGGGAATCATTTCAATAAATGCGCTAACCATGCTAAGTCCGGCTCTTAAGACAGGGATTAGTACTATCTGATGCTTGATCTTATGTCCTTCCGTAATCTCTAATGGTGTTTCGACGTTTACGGATTCGACCTCAAAATCTTCGGATATTGCTGTAACTAATGAATAAGAAATTCGTTTTAACGCAAGCCGAAAATCATATTCCTCAGTAGATTTATTTCGAAGAATAGTAATATCTCTTAATACCAGTGGGTTCTTTACAACTGTAAGATTATTCATTACTTCAATGCCTTCCTACCTAAGTATGATAAAATATTTATAAATGGTGAATTTGGTGGTGTGTAATTAAAATTTATTTTTGTTAGGGAATCAATTTTATCATTTTTTGAAATCAATGCAGAAATTAAGTCACCATATCCAATAACTTCTGATTGACCATAAAATTCAGCTCCGAGTATTCTTCTACTTCCCTCTTCGTATATAATTTTTCCATAAGTATTTTTACTTTCAGGCATAACCTTAACCAAGTTGGGGAGTATTGCATCTACAGATCTTACTCTAAAATTATTTGATGATGCATCTATTGAAGTAAGACCAACAGATACTAAAACATTATCAAATATTTTTACGGCAACATTTTTTACAACGGAATCATAAAAAACATTTCCACCGGCAGCATTTTCACCTGCAATATGTCCCTGTTCATGAGCTAATGTAGCAAGTGGTAAATAATCATGTTTATTTGTGATAGTATTTTTGATTTCTATACAGTCACCAGCAGCAAAAATATTTGGGTCAGTTGTTTTTAATTTTCCGTCAACAGTTATTCCATTGTACTTTCCAACTTTTAGTTTGCTTGAAATTGCAAGTGATGAATTAGGCTCGACACCAATTGCCGATATCACAAGACATGTGTCAATAATTCTTCCGTCGATATTAATGGTAGTAATTTTTTCATCCCGGAAGTTAAATTTTAATCCCGCAAAACCATAAGTGGTTTCTACTTTTTCTTTCTCCAATTTATCTTTTATCAATGCCGAAATTTCTTTCTCACTGCTTGGCATTGGAACCGAATCTTTTTCAATAAGATGAACATTATAATCCATTGCTTTGAGATTTTCCGCGGTTTCAATTCCAATATAACCGGCACCCAGAATTATGATATTCTTTACATTATTTTGACACAGATATTCGCTTATTCTTATATAGTCACTAATACTTTTCAAAGTGAATAGATTCTTAGCATACCTGAGATTAGCAGGCATCTTTGCAACTGACCCTGTTGTTATTATCAGCTTGTCATATGGAACACTAATACTAGACTTATCAATTTGATTCACAACTTGAACTGTTTTCTCTCTTCTATTAATCGATTCAACTTTATGGTTAACATTAACTCTAACTTTTTTTTCATCAAAAAACTGTTCAGGGGAAAAGAATACTAATTTTTTATAGTCATCAATAACATTGCTGAAAAGATAAGGGAGTTCGCAGGTCCCGGTGGATATGAAAGGACTAGCTTCAAATAAAATTACATCGGCTTCCGGATTAACACGTTTTGCTTTGGCTGCGGCACTCGGTCCTGCTGCATTTCCACCGATAATAATTATTTGGGGTTTTCTCATAATTCGGGAAAATTGTTTTGTTTAGTTAGATAATATAAGCTTTTTGTAAGAAAGTTGTTTTTTAAGTAAACTTCTTTTTTAACTTTCTTTGAAGGAAATCGTCATCGGTACTCCCGAAAATCCATATTTACTTCTAATAGTTTTTTCGAGAAATCGTTTGTAGCTGTCTGGGATATATTTGCTGTCATTTGTGAAGAAAAGGAAAATAGGATAGTAATCACCAACTTGAGTGATATATTTTATTTTCACTTCTTTACCAGTAGGGGTTGAAGGCGGAGGAATTCTTTTTACTTCT
It contains:
- a CDS encoding FAD-dependent oxidoreductase, with amino-acid sequence MRKPQIIIIGGNAAGPSAAAKAKRVNPEADVILFEASPFISTGTCELPYLFSNVIDDYKKLVFFSPEQFFDEKKVRVNVNHKVESINRREKTVQVVNQIDKSSISVPYDKLIITTGSVAKMPANLRYAKNLFTLKSISDYIRISEYLCQNNVKNIIILGAGYIGIETAENLKAMDYNVHLIEKDSVPMPSSEKEISALIKDKLEKEKVETTYGFAGLKFNFRDEKITTINIDGRIIDTCLVISAIGVEPNSSLAISSKLKVGKYNGITVDGKLKTTDPNIFAAGDCIEIKNTITNKHDYLPLATLAHEQGHIAGENAAGGNVFYDSVVKNVAVKIFDNVLVSVGLTSIDASSNNFRVRSVDAILPNLVKVMPESKNTYGKIIYEEGSRRILGAEFYGQSEVIGYGDLISALISKNDKIDSLTKINFNYTPPNSPFINILSYLGRKALK
- the upp gene encoding uracil phosphoribosyltransferase, encoding MNNLTVVKNPLVLRDITILRNKSTEEYDFRLALKRISYSLVTAISEDFEVESVNVETPLEITEGHKIKHQIVLIPVLRAGLSMVSAFIEMIPTAKVGHIGLQRDEQTLKPVDYYYKTPKNLEISKIIVLDPMLATGGSASAAISHLKSKGARNLILACLISAPEGVQKMEQDHPDVKVFTAALDRELNSVGYILPGLGDAGDRTFGTL